A DNA window from uncultured Methanoregula sp. contains the following coding sequences:
- a CDS encoding cation diffusion facilitator family transporter: MHADHDDCHNHRSGRDKKRSLSFAIGLTGIVFIAEILGGLFSGSLSLLGDAAHMLQDTIALLLSLGAIIIAERLPTPGRTFGYHRVEIAAAVANVVLLILVSGVIIIEALDRFTHPRPVDSMLMFGVAIIGLAANLLAARMLHGSHDLNMKSAFLHVIGDTLSSVAVIAAAIWIALTGQTIVDPLLSIAIAVVILVSSFSILREASAILLQFAPRGIDVGEVIRDMESVAGVGNVHNVHFWTLCPNINVLDAHVYSCETDTRRIAEIRDEIRSRLEKYQIGHSTLEFECTPCEDCRVVRELRD, translated from the coding sequence ATGCACGCTGATCACGACGATTGCCACAACCACCGTTCCGGTAGGGACAAGAAACGATCCCTGAGCTTTGCCATCGGCCTTACAGGAATCGTGTTCATAGCCGAGATCCTGGGGGGCCTTTTCTCCGGCTCCCTCTCGCTTCTGGGCGACGCCGCCCACATGCTCCAGGATACCATCGCCCTCCTCCTCTCCCTCGGGGCGATCATCATCGCTGAACGACTGCCAACACCTGGGCGGACTTTCGGCTATCACCGGGTGGAGATCGCTGCTGCAGTGGCAAACGTGGTTCTCCTGATCCTGGTCAGTGGTGTGATCATCATAGAAGCGCTTGACCGGTTTACCCACCCGCGGCCGGTAGACAGCATGCTCATGTTTGGTGTTGCCATCATCGGCCTTGCAGCAAACCTTCTCGCTGCCCGGATGCTCCACGGGAGCCACGATCTGAACATGAAAAGCGCATTCCTCCATGTCATTGGAGACACACTCTCATCCGTTGCAGTGATCGCAGCGGCTATCTGGATTGCCCTGACCGGCCAGACCATTGTCGATCCCCTCCTCAGCATCGCGATAGCGGTCGTCATCCTTGTCTCGTCCTTCTCGATCCTGCGGGAAGCATCTGCGATCCTCCTCCAGTTTGCTCCCCGGGGGATCGATGTCGGCGAAGTTATCCGGGACATGGAGTCCGTTGCCGGCGTCGGGAACGTGCACAATGTCCACTTCTGGACGCTCTGCCCCAATATCAATGTGCTCGATGCCCACGTCTACTCCTGCGAGACCGATACACGTCGAATTGCAGAGATCCGGGACGAGATACGATCGCGCTTGGAAAAATACCAGATCGGGCACTCCACGCTCGAGTTTGAGTGCACACCGTGCGAGGACTGCCGGGTTGTCCGGGAATTGCGGGACTGA
- a CDS encoding MATE family efflux transporter produces the protein MQTNDAPGLPADNEMKDGISLLMGDPKKAIVKLSGPMIIAMFLMSTYNIVNAIWVAGLGADALAAVGFITPLFMVLIGIGSGLGAGAASAISRRIGAKDKTGADNAAVHAILITLIISAVLTIPLILLTGPIVNLFGAGKTAGLAIEYGQVVFLGMALILFTNIGYAILRAEGDAKRAMYVMGASSVLNMVLDPLLIYTAGMGIAGAAWGMIISLIVVSVIMLYWFIGKRDTYVTISFKSFSWDRKTARDILGVGIPASTEFLLMAILAIFINTLLVATAGTDAVAIYTAGWRVVFFAIIPLIAIGTSVISVAGAAYGARQYGKIRTAHTFSITLGIAISLAISVITFIFAHQIALIFTYSADSAHLAPEIAAFLATMCLFYPFVPPGIMSASVFQGTGKGMTSLVISVMRNLVFIAIFAYLFGIVLGFGEHGVWWGIVAGDIIGGTVAFLWARAYISRLIANQ, from the coding sequence ATGCAGACGAATGATGCGCCCGGATTACCGGCCGACAACGAGATGAAAGATGGGATATCGCTCCTGATGGGAGATCCTAAAAAAGCGATCGTGAAACTGTCCGGGCCCATGATCATCGCGATGTTCCTGATGTCCACCTACAACATCGTCAACGCCATCTGGGTGGCAGGCCTTGGCGCAGACGCCCTTGCCGCGGTAGGGTTCATCACGCCCCTTTTCATGGTCCTCATCGGCATCGGGAGCGGGCTTGGGGCGGGCGCAGCGTCCGCCATCTCCCGTCGTATAGGAGCAAAGGACAAGACCGGGGCGGACAATGCAGCAGTCCACGCTATCCTGATCACCCTGATCATCTCAGCGGTCCTGACCATCCCGCTCATTCTCCTCACAGGCCCCATCGTCAATCTTTTCGGTGCAGGAAAGACCGCGGGCCTTGCCATTGAGTACGGGCAGGTCGTCTTCCTCGGGATGGCCCTCATCCTCTTCACCAATATCGGGTACGCGATCCTCCGGGCAGAAGGGGACGCCAAGCGGGCCATGTACGTCATGGGTGCCTCCTCGGTCCTGAACATGGTCCTCGATCCCCTGCTCATCTACACTGCGGGCATGGGCATAGCCGGTGCTGCGTGGGGCATGATCATCTCCCTCATCGTTGTCTCGGTTATCATGCTGTACTGGTTTATCGGGAAGAGGGACACCTACGTGACCATATCGTTTAAATCGTTCTCGTGGGACAGAAAGACTGCCCGGGATATCCTCGGCGTCGGCATTCCTGCCAGCACCGAATTCCTGCTCATGGCGATCCTTGCTATCTTCATCAATACCCTCCTTGTTGCAACGGCAGGCACGGATGCAGTGGCAATCTATACGGCCGGGTGGCGGGTCGTCTTCTTTGCCATCATCCCGTTGATTGCAATCGGTACCTCAGTCATCTCGGTAGCCGGGGCTGCCTATGGCGCCCGGCAGTACGGGAAGATCCGGACTGCGCATACATTCTCGATAACGCTCGGGATCGCAATCTCACTTGCCATCAGCGTCATAACATTCATCTTCGCCCACCAGATCGCCCTCATCTTCACCTACTCAGCAGACAGTGCCCACCTTGCCCCGGAGATCGCGGCGTTCCTTGCAACGATGTGCCTCTTCTACCCGTTCGTACCCCCGGGGATCATGTCGGCTTCCGTCTTCCAGGGGACCGGCAAAGGAATGACCTCGCTGGTCATCAGCGTTATGCGAAACCTTGTTTTCATCGCAATCTTCGCTTACCTCTTTGGTATCGTTCTGGGATTCGGTGAGCACGGAGTCTGGTGGGGGATCGTTGCCGGGGATATCATCGGGGGCACCGTCGCCTTCCTCTGGGCCCGGGCTTACATCTCCCGGCTGATTGCGAACCAGTAG
- the ppcA gene encoding phosphoenolpyruvate carboxylase, protein MDDIPKIPQCMSTQHPDNVHVPFFAETSELGGEDEIREAYYVYSHLACTEQMWDCEGKEVDNFVVKKLLTSYQAFFGSHKLGEDLFLTLRVPNPQVERAEAKILLETLESIPRSFDIARLFYKEDIAPIFEVILPMTASHTSIDNIYQYYADFVVGKQYKRLGGRDTTIADWIGTFSPRHINVIPLFEDRGSMEEAHVTVGRYLQDKHLQYQRVFLARSDPAMNYGLVSAVLLNKIALMNLSALQRSSGIPLYPIIGVGSAPFRGNLRPDTIDRVGAEYPSAHTFTIQSAFKYDHPLDEVKTAVKQLETREVSEAPVFDQERCRLIIDKYTEAYIRELVPLSDIINRVATHIPGRRKRKLHIGLFGYSRSTGGMTLPRAITFTASLYSIGVPPELLGLSALDSDDLSFVRSLYVNFDQDLADAARYMNPGSPFLATNVRTAAERITGCIMDDEHREVTDGILNALRESRTRDLQAEILRAAYIRKFLG, encoded by the coding sequence ATGGATGATATCCCGAAAATTCCCCAGTGTATGAGCACCCAGCACCCGGACAACGTGCATGTGCCCTTTTTTGCTGAGACCTCCGAATTGGGCGGCGAGGACGAGATACGCGAGGCCTATTACGTATACTCGCACCTTGCCTGCACCGAGCAGATGTGGGACTGCGAAGGAAAAGAGGTGGATAACTTCGTAGTAAAGAAACTCCTGACCTCGTACCAGGCATTCTTTGGCAGCCATAAGCTCGGCGAGGATCTTTTCCTCACCCTGCGTGTACCAAACCCGCAGGTAGAGAGAGCAGAAGCGAAGATCCTGCTTGAGACTCTCGAGAGCATCCCGCGATCCTTTGATATCGCCCGGCTCTTCTACAAGGAAGACATTGCACCGATCTTCGAAGTGATCCTCCCGATGACCGCTTCCCACACCTCGATTGACAACATCTACCAGTATTATGCGGACTTCGTTGTCGGTAAACAGTATAAGCGGCTCGGCGGCCGTGACACGACGATTGCCGACTGGATCGGAACGTTTTCGCCCCGGCACATCAATGTCATTCCCCTCTTTGAGGACCGGGGAAGTATGGAGGAAGCGCATGTCACCGTGGGCCGTTACCTCCAGGACAAGCACCTGCAGTACCAGCGCGTCTTCCTCGCACGGTCGGATCCCGCCATGAACTACGGGCTTGTGAGCGCGGTCCTCCTCAACAAGATCGCCCTTATGAATCTTTCCGCACTCCAGAGATCAAGCGGGATCCCGCTCTATCCCATCATCGGTGTGGGTTCCGCACCGTTCCGGGGCAACCTGAGGCCCGATACCATTGACAGGGTAGGTGCCGAGTACCCGTCCGCCCATACCTTCACCATACAATCGGCTTTCAAGTACGATCACCCCCTTGATGAAGTGAAAACTGCCGTGAAACAGCTGGAGACCCGTGAAGTGTCCGAGGCGCCGGTCTTCGATCAGGAAAGGTGCCGGCTTATCATCGATAAATATACTGAAGCGTACATCCGCGAACTCGTACCGCTCTCCGATATAATAAACCGGGTGGCGACCCACATCCCGGGCCGGCGCAAGCGCAAACTGCATATCGGCCTCTTCGGCTACTCCCGAAGCACGGGAGGAATGACCCTTCCCCGGGCAATCACCTTCACCGCATCCCTGTACTCGATCGGCGTACCTCCCGAACTGCTCGGGCTCTCCGCACTCGATTCGGACGATCTCTCGTTCGTGCGAAGCCTGTACGTGAACTTCGATCAGGATCTTGCCGATGCAGCCCGGTACATGAACCCCGGCTCGCCGTTCCTTGCCACAAACGTGAGAACTGCTGCCGAGAGGATTACAGGCTGTATAATGGATGATGAGCACCGGGAGGTAACCGATGGTATCCTCAACGCACTCAGGGAGAGCCGGACCCGCGATCTCCAGGCCGAGATCCTCCGGGCTGCATATATCAGGAAATTCCTTGGGTGA
- a CDS encoding helix-turn-helix domain-containing protein produces the protein MKEPHHGHNELCLCPLTGLLDVVAKKWSLLIIALLGNEGEKGFNELKRELGCISPKPLSDTLKNLEKEGLVKRTILNTSPPSVKYNLTPDGWELRGYLVPMLRWVSKRGGDTGTCCPIRSDEAGPEPVKERKPQH, from the coding sequence ATGAAGGAACCACATCACGGACATAACGAGCTCTGCCTCTGCCCGCTCACCGGACTCCTGGATGTCGTGGCAAAAAAATGGTCGCTCCTCATCATCGCGCTCCTCGGGAATGAAGGAGAGAAGGGCTTCAATGAGCTCAAAAGGGAACTGGGATGCATCTCGCCAAAACCGCTCTCGGATACGCTCAAGAACCTGGAGAAAGAAGGGCTTGTCAAACGGACTATCCTTAATACCTCTCCACCTTCTGTGAAATACAACCTGACTCCTGACGGCTGGGAACTGCGTGGCTATCTCGTCCCGATGCTACGGTGGGTTTCGAAGAGGGGTGGGGACACCGGGACCTGCTGCCCGATCCGTTCGGATGAGGCCGGGCCGGAACCTGTAAAAGAGAGAAAACCCCAGCACTAA
- a CDS encoding MarR family transcriptional regulator, with product MCQSIPDEIPFGAVIAIVARERFIFLNERLRPLGLTFGQFPVLMRLSHEQNIMQENLVRHFFLDKGTIARAARKLEAAGYISRIVDPDDRRAVRIFLTEKGEEIIPRLRAIEKEWASRVSNGLSAEEREQAESLMRRIARNSHMTIQNIGDQVHADE from the coding sequence ATGTGCCAGTCCATTCCGGATGAAATTCCGTTCGGGGCAGTGATTGCCATTGTCGCCCGGGAGCGGTTCATCTTCCTCAACGAGCGCCTCCGGCCACTGGGCCTCACGTTCGGCCAGTTCCCGGTCCTGATGCGCCTCTCCCACGAACAGAATATCATGCAGGAGAACCTGGTCCGCCACTTCTTCCTTGACAAGGGCACAATCGCCCGGGCCGCAAGGAAACTTGAAGCAGCCGGTTACATCAGTCGGATCGTCGATCCTGACGACCGTCGCGCCGTCCGGATTTTCCTCACGGAAAAAGGCGAGGAAATTATCCCCAGACTCAGGGCCATTGAAAAGGAATGGGCCAGCAGGGTGAGCAACGGGCTTTCAGCCGAAGAGCGGGAACAGGCCGAGAGCCTGATGCGAAGAATTGCGAGGAACAGTCATATGACCATACAGAATATCGGAGATCAGGTCCATGCAGACGAATGA